The sequence CGAATACGAAAAATATTGGAAAATTAGCAAAAGAGTTGATAACAACCTATCGAATTTTATGTAAGGTGGATTTTTTGGAAAAAAAAATGCAATACTTAGAAGCAGTAGAAGCAGAAAAAGGAACTATTCAAAAAATTAGAAAGGAGTTTAAAATTCAATCTATGAATGCTAAAGGTGGGAAAGCCATCTATGAGGTATTAAACGAATTTTCTTTGAAATTAGATAAAGTAGAGAGAAATCTTGAGAAAAGTCCTTTAAAAATAGGATTGGTAGGAGATATTTATACATTGATTGAGCCTTATATTAATCAAAATATTGAAGAAAAATTAGCAAATTTAGGAGTTCAGGTAGATCGATCTCTTTATATCAGTGAATGGATTATGGAGCATGTTGTATATAGGCCTATTGGCCTTACAAGGGAAAAAGAGATTCGAAAAGCAGCTCAGCCCTATTTAGATCATATGGTAGGGGGACATGGTTGGGAAACGATAGGATATGCTTCTTATTATTGTGAAAATGGATATGACGGAATCATTCAATTATTGCCTTTTGGATGTATGCCAGAAATTGTAGCAGAGAGTATTCTACCTAGTATTCGAAAAGATTATAATGTTCCAATTATGACCTTAGTTTTAGATGAATTATCATCTGATACTGGTTATCAAACCAGATTAGAGGCATTTATTGATTTAATTCAAAGAAAAAAGGAAAGAAGGAAATTCAATGGAGCATAGAAAATTATTTATGGGGATAGATGTAGGATCTGTTAGTACTAATATTATCTTCATAGATCAAAAAGAAACAATAGTAGAAAAATTATATATTAGAACACAAGGGCAACCTATAAAGGCATTACAAGAAGGATTAAAAATTATGAAAAAACGGTTGTTACCTGAAGATAAAGTAATTGGAGTGGGAACCACTGGTAGTGGACGAAATCTTGCGAATATGATTGTAGGAGCAGATGTTGTAAAAAATGAAATTACTGCTCATGGAATAGCAGGATTAAAAGAGCGAGAAGATGTATCTACTATTTTAGAGATAGGAGGGCAAGATTCTAAAATTATTATTTTAAGAAATGGGATTATTCAAGATTTTGCAATGAATACAGTATGTGCAGCAGGAACAGGATCTTTTTTGGATCGGCAGGCTTCAAGGTTGAATATTCCAATTGAAGAATTTGGGAAAATGGCTTTAAAATCTAAAAATAGCATAAGAATTGCTGGACGTTGTGCTGTTTTTGCAGAATCAGATATGATTCATAAACAGCAGATGGGTCATAATAATAAGGATATTATAAAAGGTCTTTGTGAGGCTTTGGTTCGTAATTATTTAAGTAATGTAGGAAAGGGAAAAGAAATTGAACCACCTATTCTTTTTCAAGGAGGAGTAGCGGCTAATATAGGAATAAAACAAGCCTTTGAAGAAGCACTACAACAAGAAGTTATTGTTCCCAAATATTTTGACGTTATGGGAGCTTACGGAGTAGCAATTTTAGCAAAAGAAAATTGGGAAAAAACTCATAAAACTAATTTTTATGGGTTTGATATTGTGAATACAGCTTTACAAATAAAAAGTTTTGATTGTAAAGATTGTGCTAATCAATGTGAGGTGATATATTTTTTAAGTAATGGAAAAATACGGGCTAGATGGGGAGATCGTTGTGGAAAATGGAGTAATTTAAAGAAGACAACAGAAAATTTGTTAGCATAAGGCAGTCTCGCTGCCTTTTTTATTTTAGAAAAATTCCATTACCGAGGAAATAGGCATATTTCAACATTTTTTTTAAAAAGAAGAAATTTTTAGTTGAAAAACATAAAATAGAAAAAAAATTCTCCTAGGCTAAGAAGATAAAATTCGATATAATAAAATTAATAAAAAATGTAGGAGGGATGAAATAAGATGGAATTTAAAAAAGTAGAAAAGGTAGATGTAGAAGTTGCTAGTGCTATGAAAAAAGAATTACAACGTCAACAAAATAATATTGAGTTAATTGCTTCTGAAAATTTCGTGTCAGAGGCGGTCATGGAGGCTATGGGAAGTCCCCTTACGAATAAATATGCAGAGGGATATCCTAAAAAAAGATATTATGGAGGATGTCAATATGTAGATATCGTAGAAGACCTTGCTCGAGAGAGAGTAAAAAAACTATTTGGAGCAGAGCATGCAAATGTTCAACCTCATTCTGGGGCCCAAGCTAATACAGCTGTATATTTTGCGATGTTGAAGCCTGGAGATACTGTATTAGGAATGAACTTGTCTCATGGGGGACATTTAACCCATGGAAGTTCTGTCAATCTTTCTGGTACATATTTCAACTTTATTAGTTATGGTGTAAATAAAGAAACTGAGAGGATTGATTATGATACATTAGAAAAGATAGCTTTAGAGAACAAGCCGAAGATGATTGTAGCAGGGGCAAGTGCATATTCAAGAGTAATCGATTTTGAAACAATTGGACAAATTGCAAAAAAAGTAAATGCTTATTTTATGGTAGATATGGCTCATATAGCTGGATTGGTAGCGGTAGGGTTGCATCCTAGTCCTATACCCTATGCTGATTTTGTAACTTCCACTACTCATAAAACGTTGAGAGGACCAAGAGGAGGGATTATTCTTTGTAAACAAGAGTATGCAAAGGCTATTGATAAGGCAATATTCCCTGGTACGCAAGGAGGACCCTTAATGCATATTATAGCAGCAAAGGCTGTATGTTTTAAAGAAGCTTTGGATCCAGCTTTTAAAGAATATCAAAAGCAAGTTGTAGCTAATGCTAAAACTTTAGCACAAGCTTTAGAACAAAATGGATTTCGTTTAGTTTCTGGGGGTACAGATAATCATTTAATATTAGTAGATTTAAGAGGAAAAGGGATTACAGGAAAAGAAGCAGAAAAACGTTTAGATGAAGTCAATGTTACAGTAAATAAAAATACCATTCCTTTTGAAACAGAAAAACCCTTTATAACCAGTGGGATAAGAATTGGAACGCCGGCAGTCACTAGTAGAGGAATGAAAGAAGAAGATATGAGAAAGATTGCAAAAGTAATAGATCTAGTGCTAACAAAAGGAGAGAGTGCTTATGATGAAGCAAGGGATATGGTAGAGCAATTATGTAAAAAATATCCTCTGTATTAATTATTAAATTTTTAATAAGAAACTTAGAAGTCTATCATTTTATTATTTAGGCTTTTAAGCTTTTCTTTTTAATCATTTATAAATGATTTATAATAAAATATTATAGATTTATTATGACTATGATATTATAAAAGAAAAGGTGAAGTATGAAGAAAGAGAAAAAAAAGATTATATACTTTCTAGAGAACTTAGATAAAATTTTTATAGATTATAATCAAGAAGAAAAAAGATATGTAATAATGAAAGTTGTTTTACTAAAATGGTTGATTGATCATCAAAGAATACAGTGGAATATAGTAATACAGCAGTCCTTATATCAAAAATTTACTTTTGAAAATATTTTATCTTTTTGGAGTCAACAAAGAGTATATTTTTCTAAAGAAAAAAAACAGCATTTTTCTCAATCTATTTGGCATACATTATGTGAATTCATTTTAAAATTAGATATTTTTTCTAAAGAATCTTCTGAAATTTTAGGTGAAGTATATGAGTATTTAAATAATGTGCAGCAGAAAAAGAAAAATGGTATGTTTTATACTCCTTTTTTTGTCATTGATTTTATGTTAGAAGAAATTGATGATTGCAATGTTCAAGATAAAATTTTGGATCCAGCCTGTGGTTGTGGATTTTTTCTTAGTAGAGCTTATGATAAATTAATGGAATATTATTTGAATTACCCTGAATTACTAGGAACGGATAAAAAAATAATTCATCAGCATATTTTAGAAAAACAACTTTATGGAATAGAGAAAGATTCTTTAGCAGTTATTATAACAAAACTTATTTTAATCTTAAAACAATCTCAATATTTAAAAACAAATTTTCATATTTATCACGGAGATGCACTTTTAAAAAATATTGAAGGATTGAAAAAAAATAATTTCCGTGTTGTTATAGGAAATCCTCCTTATATAGGTCATAAAAAAATAGATAAAAAGTATCATATTCAATTAAAAGAAAAATACAATTCAGTATATCATGATAAAGGAGATATCTCTTATTGTTTTTTTCAAAGAGGAATTGAATTCTTACAAAAAAGAGGAAAACTTTGTTTTTTTGTTTCAAGATATTTTTTAGAAGCACTTTATGCGTCAAATTTACGAGAATATCTTATGAAAAATGTTACAATCAATAAAATCATTGATTTTTATGGACAACGAATTTTAAAGGGGATTGGAATAGATTTTTTAATTATTACATTAACTAAACAAAAATCAAAACCAAATCATACTTTAGAAATATATAGATTGAGAGATATCGCTATAAATATTTCTGGTGAGATAATTTTAAAAAATATAAGTAAAAAAAAGAAAAATTCGGATATTTATTTTTTCTTCTTGCCTCAATCAGAGTTAAAAAAAGAGGGTTGGCGATTACTCTGTCCTATGGATAGAAAAATTATTAAAAAAATAGAAGAGAAATGCGTTTTTCAATTAAGGGATATTTGTGAAACTAAGCAGGGAATTATTACAGGAAAGGATCAGGCTTTTGTATTATCTAAGGAAGAAGCTAAAAAAAATAAACTCAGTTGTTCATTATTAAAACCTTGGATAAAGGGAAGAGCCATTCATTCTTTTTTTATAGAAGACAGTGATACTTTTTTATTGTATTCTAATGATATAGAAAATATTGAACTTTGGGAACAAGAAAAGAACTATTTATGGCCTTTTAAAACTCAATTAGAAAAGAGGAGAGAATGTATTCGAGGAGTACGAAAGTGGTATGAGTTGCAATGGCCAAGAAAAAAGGAATTTTTTGAGTCAACAAAAATTGTTTTTCCATATAAAGCAAGCCATAATCGATTTGCTCTAGATGATCAAGAAAATTTCTATAGTGCAGATGTATATGGAATTCGATTAAAACAAGCTTTAAAAGAGAGTATGTCTTATAAAGTTTTAGTTTTACTACTTAATTCTTCTATTTATGATTTTTATTTCAAGAGCTTTGCTAAGAAGTTAGGAAAAAATCTTTATGAATATTATCCTAATACACTTATGCAATTATGGATGCCTAAGTTCAAAGACAAAGAGAGAGAAGAGTTAGAGAAATATTATAAACAAATTATATATTTTTTAAGAGAAAAAAAACAAAAAGAAATTAAAAATATTAAAAATAAAGTAAATCAATGGCTTATAGAATATTTTGAATTTAATCAAGAGGAAAAAAGCTATCTCCTAAATCTGTTTTAACATTTTGTAAAAATAAAAATTGACATATAGAAGAGAGAGGTTATTCTAATAAAATCTTTAGATAACAAAAATATTCAAAAGGTTTAGATAGTTTAAAAATAAAGGATGAGGTTTAATGGAAGAGATTAATTTTTTTAATATTAATAAAGAAAAACAATTGAAAAGAAAAGCTCCTCTTGCTACCCGAATGAGACCAAAAAAAATAGAAGAATTTATGGGACAAGATCATATTATAGGAAAGAATAAATTATTATATCGAGCAATTAAAGCAGATCATCTTTCTTCTCTTATATTTTATGGTCCACCAGGAACGGGGAAAACTACGCTTGCTAAAATAATTGCTTATACCACCAAAGCACATTTTGAACAATTAAATGCTGTAACTTCTGGAGTAGTAGATATTCGAAAAATAATCAAAGAAGCTGAACAAAGAATGGGAATGTACAATAAAAAAACTATCTTATTTATTGATGAAATTCATAGATTTAACAAAAATCAACAGGATGCTCTTTTACCTTCTGTAGAGGAAGGAATTATAATATTAATTGGTGCCACAACAGAAAATCCATATTTTGAAGTAAATCCTCCATTGGTATCTCGATCTAGAATTTTTGAATTAAAGAGATTAAAACAAGAGGATATAGAAAAAATATTGTTGAGAGCTTTAAGAGATAAAGAAAAGGGATTAGGAATGTTAAATATCGAGATCAATCAAAATGCAATAAAACATATTGCTTCTACTGCAAATGGGGATGCAAGAACCGCTCTAAATGCACTCGAGTTGGCGGCATTAACCACTCCTCCAAGAAAAGAAGATCAAAAGATTCTAATTGATATAGAAGTGGCTCAGGAATGTATCCAAAAAAGAGCTTTGGTTTATGAAAAAAATGGAGATAATCATTATGATACCGTTTCAGCTTTTATAAAGAGTATCAGAGGTTCTGATCCAGATGCAGCTCTTTATTGGTTGGCAAAGATGATTTATGCAGGAGAGGATCCCAAATTTATTGCAAGAAGATTAATTATTTTAGCTTCAGAAGATATTGGCAATGCAGATCCACAAGCTTTAATTTTTGCAGTATCTGCAGCAAAGGCAGTAGATTTTGTAGGTTTTCCAGAAGCGAGAATTATTTTAGCACAAGCAGTTACTTATTTAGCTGTAGCGCCTAAGAGTAATGCTGCATATTTAGCAATTGATAAGGCATTAAAAGATATAGAAACTAAAAAAACGGGAACAGTGCCGTTCCATTTAAGAGATACTCATTATAAAGGAGCTGCTAAATTAGGACATGGAAAGGGATATCAATATCCTCATGATTTTGAAGAATCTTATGTGAAGCAACAATACCTCCCTAATGAATTACAGGATGTAGTGTATTATCATCCAACAAATCATGGATATGAAAAAATAATTAGAGAAAAGCTCAATACCTTAAAAAAAAATCAATAGGAAATAATAAAAAGTGTCCATATTTATTTTATGGACACTTTTTATATATAAATCTAAAATTTAATGTAAAAAGCTTCCAGTGAATGAAATTGTCTATAAGAACAGACGCTAAAAAACATAATCAATTGGAGTGGTAAATTTTTATTTTTATAAAATTTAAAAGAAGTATAAAATTTTATGGTTTGGGAAATATTTCATATAAGAAAAGAATTTTATAGGAGATAAAAATATGAGAAAGATATTAAAATCATTTCAAAAACGAACAAAATCAAATGTTTTAAAAATGCGAACAGATCAAATAGATAAATCAATTATTTTAAAGAAAAGCTTGAAAGAGAATATAGAGATTATAAAAAAAACCTTAGGAAATAGTAGCGATTTAGAAATAAAAAAATTTTATGCCGGAAAGAAAAAAGAGCTTAAGTTGGCAGTGATTTTTACAGATGGATTGGTAAAAAAAGAATTAATTTATGATGTTATTTTAAATACACTGATGATTGAATTAAAAAAAATAGATTTTAATAGTAAGGATTTTTCTAACAGGAATTTAATAGATACTTTGCAAAGCTCTTTTATTCCTAGCTTAGAAGATATGCAGATCATCAAAGATTTTAAAAATCTTTATTTAAAAATTTTATCTGGAGATACGGTATTATTGATTGATGGATATGCGAGTGCTTTGGTTACAGATACAAAGGGTTGGGAAGATAGAGGAGTGACAGAATCTAGTGCTGAAAGTGTTGTAAGGGGACCTAAAGATAGTTTTACAGAAACTCTTCGTACCAATACTTCTTTATTAAGGAGAAGAATTAAAAGTACAGATCTTTGGATAGAAGAAATGACCATTGGAGAGAAAACAAATACAAGTATTGCTATCGCTTACATGAAAGGAATTGCAAGTGAAAATGTAATAAAGGAAGTTTATACAAGACTAAATAGAATTGATATTGATGCAGTGTTAGAAAGTGGTTATATAGAAGAATTGATACAAGATGATTGTTTTACTATCTTTCCTACAATCTATCACACAGAACGTCCTGATTCTGTAGCTGCGAATCTATTAGAAGGAAGAATTGCTATTTTTGTAGATGGAACTCCATTTGTATTGATTGTTCCTGCTTTATTTGTACAATTTTTTCAATCCCCAGAAGATTATTATCAAAGAGCAGATATAGGAAGTTTAATTCGAATACTTAGATATGTAGCTTTTTTTCTTTCTATGTTGACACCATCTTTGTATATCGCACTCACCACTTTTCATCAACAAATGTTACCTCCACCATTTTTAATTAGTATTATAGCGCAAAGGGAAGCAATCCCTTTTCCAGCTTTTATGGAAGCAATATTTATGGAATTTACTTTTGAAATACTGAGAGAAGCAGGAGTAAGAATGCCAAGGGCAATTGGGCCAACAATATCTATTGTAGGAGCTTTAGTGTTAGGAGAAGCTGCAGTTGATGCTGGAATTGTTTCTCCAGTAATGGTAATTGTGGTATCTATTACTGCAATTAGTAGCTTTGTATTTCCTGCTTATAATATGGCAATTGCAATTAGAATTATACGGTTTGTTTTTATGATTTTAGCAGCCACTTTTGGTTTTTTTGGAATCGCACTAGGACTTCTTGCGATGACTTTACATTTATGTAGCCTAAGATCTTTTGGAGTTTCCTATATGTCTCCAATTATGCCTATAAATTTTAGTGAGCAGAAGGATACTTTAGTACGTTTTCCGCTATGGAGTTTTTTAAAACGACCACAGTCTATTGTGAAACGAAATAGAATTCGTCAACAAAGTCCAAGTAATGCAAGGCCTAAAAAACCAAATAATAAATAATAAAGGAAAATAAAAATGTAAAGGATTTTTAAAATGAGAAAAAAAATGAGTTTATTGATCATTATAATTTTTTTTATCAATTTTTTAGGAGGTTGTTGGAGCAATACAGAACTTACACAGATGTCTGTTGCTTCTGCAATTGGAGTGGATAAAAAAGGAGAGGAATATATCGTTACTGCACAGCTTATCAACCCAGATGAGATTGCGGGTGCAATGTCAGGGACACAATTATCTGTCTATACTTATAGAACAACTGGAAAAACTGTGTTTGAAGCTTTAAGAAAGTTAACATTAGAGGTACCTAGAAAGATCTATTTAGGGCATATAAGATTATTATTATTGGGAGAGGAATTAGCCAGGGAAGATGGAATAGCAGAAACATTGGATTTTTTCTCCAGAGATCATCAAGTTCGTTCAGATTTTTATATTCTAATTGCTAAAAATTCTATGGCAACGGAGGTATTGAATATTTTAACACCTATTGAAAAAATTCCTGCAGATAAACTTTATAATAGTTTGGATACGGCTGAAAAGGAATGGGGAGGAGTGCATGGAATTTATTTGGATGAATTAATTTCTCAATTGGTAAGTGAAGGAAAGGAGGCTGCTCTTACAGGAATATTTATAAAAGGAGATCTCAAAACAGGAGACAATATAGAAAATTTAAGACAATCAGCAATATCAGCAAATGTGCAATTAGATTCTATGGCGGTTTTTCAGGGAGATCGATTGATAGGATGGTTAAATGAAACAGAAAATAAAGGATATAATGCTGTTATAGGTAATATAAAAAGCAGTATTTTAGTATTGCCGTTTAAAGAAGATGATGATTTGACCATTGAGATCATTAAAACTAAGTCTAATATAAAAGCAAAAGAAAAAGAAGGAAAACCAAAAATAGAGATAAGATTTAAATTAGAAGGAAATATAGAAGAGATTACAAGTGCTGTAGATTTGGAAAATCCAGAATTATTTACACAAATAGAAAAAAGAGCAGAAGAGGAATATACAAAACTTATAAATGCTTCTATTAAAAAAGCTCAAAAAGAGTTTCATAGTGATATTTTTGGCTTTGGAGAGGTGATACATAGAGAAAATCCTCAATTATGGAATAGTATTAAAAAGAACTGGAAGACTAATTTTGAAAATTTAGAAATAGAAGTTTATGTGGATGCGAGTATTAAGAGAGCAGGAACTATGAAGCGTTCCTTTATAGGAGAGATTAAATAGGAGAAGAAAAGGATAGCTATGAATAATATTAAGATTGATTTAAAACAAATTTTTATACTTATTGTATTGTTTGAATTAGGAAGTGCAATAGTGATTGGGCTTGCAAGGGAAGCCAAGCAAGATGCATGGTTTGCAGTATTGTTAGCTATGTTAGGAGGAATGCTTTTATTCATGGTTTATGGACATTTATTTAAAAGATATCCAGCTGTTACATTAACCAATTATCTTCAAGTAATTCTTGGAAAAGTGTTAGGAAAAATAATAGCTTTTTGTTATTGTAGTTATTTTATTTATATTGCAGCAAGAGTTTTAAGAGATTTTGGAGAACTCCTTTTATCATCTACATTAGTTGAAACCCCTATGATAATTGTAAATTTTTTTATGATCTTGGTGATCGCTTATGCTTTATATTTGGGAATAGAAGTATTAGCAAGAACAGGGGAAGTATGTTTCTTTATTATAGTGGGTTTAGGATTATTATTTGTGATATTGGCTTTTGTAGCTAAATTGCCTAAAATAGAAAATTTACAACCATTTTTAGAAAATGGAATTAGTACGATAATAAAAAAAACCTTTATAACAACTTTGACATTTCCTTTTGGAGAGATGATTGTTTTTACTATGATTTTACCACTTGTAGATAAACCATCTTTTGTAATTAAAGTGTCACAAAAAGCGATTATGACAAGTGGAATTTTATTAATTTTAGTAACAATGCTTAATATATCTGTACAAGGGGTGTATATCATAGAAAATGCTACTTTTCCTCTTTTGAAAACAGTTGGAAAAATCAAAATAGGAGAAGTAATACAACGATTAGATGGAATCGCTATATTTACGCTAATTATAGGAGTTTTTTTTAAGATTAGTATCTTTTTATATGCTGCAATAACAGGAATTTCTGATATATTTACTATCAAAAATACAAGAAAAATTATATTTTTTATATCCATAATTACTTTGATTTTATCTCTTATTATGGCTAAAAATTATAGTCAACATATGAAAATAGGATTAAAAAGAATTCCTATTTTCATTCATGTTCCCTTTCAAGTAATTATTCCATTCATATTAATGGGAATTACATATCTAAAGCAAAGAAATATTCTTAGGAAATGAAGCACAGATTATCTTAAAACTTAAGAAAAGAAATTTTAACTTATTATTAAATTTTAAGAAGATAATGAGAAAGAGGGTGATAGAAATATGAATGGTATTAAAATTGATTTAAAACAATTTTTTTCATTGATTGTATTATTTGAACTAGGAAGTGCAGTAGTACTTGGTCTTGCAACAGCAGCTAAGCAGGATGCATGGTTTGCTATTTTGTTAGCCATGCTAGGAGGAATGATTTTATTTCTGTGTTATGGATATTTTTTCAAAAAATATCCTACCCTTATATTGACAAGCTATATTCAAATACTTCTTGGAAATAAACTAGGCAAAATAATAGCCTTTTGTTATTGTGGGTATTTTATTTATATTGCTTCCCTTGTTTTAAGAGATTTTGGAGAATTGATGGTGGTTTCTTTATTACCAGAAACTCCTATTGCTATTATAAATTTATTGACGGTTATGTTGGTGGCTTATGGGATATATTTAGGAATAGAAGTATTAGCAAGAGTAGGAGAATTATGTTTTTCTAATATAATTTTTTTAGTTTTGCTACTGATTGTATTGATTTTCATATCGAAATTACCCAAAATAGAAAATTTACAACCATTTTTAGAAGATGGAATCGGTACTATTGTCAAAAAAACCTATTTACAAACTTTAACATTTCCATTTGGAGAAATGATTGTTTTTACTATGATTTTCCCTTTAATAAATAAACCATCTTCTGTAGTCAAGACAGCTCAAGTAGCTATTTTGACAAGTGGAATACTTCTTAGTTTAGTAATGATGATCAATCAATCTGTACAGGGAACTTATATTACACATAGTACACCTTTTCCTCTTTTAAAGACAGTATCTAGAATCCATATTGGAAATGTGATCCAACGTTTAGACATTATTGCTGTTATAGTATTAATTGTAGGTATTTTTTTTAATATGAGTATTTATTTATATGCGGCAGTAAGCGGCCTTACTGATATATTTTCTATTGAAAATCATAAAAAGTTTATTCCTTTTGTATCTATCATTACTTTAATTTTATCTCTTATCATTGGGGCAAATTTTAGTTCATATGAAAAAATTAGTATAGAAATAACGTCTCATTATATTCATATTCCTTTTCAAATAATTATTCCCTTAATTTTAATGGGAATTGCATATTTTAAAAATCATAAGCGATCTTCTTAATGATTGCTATAAATGATATTTTAAAAATTATGGTTAATTTTAATATTAAAATAACATAGGACAAGAAGTATGATTAATATATATCATTAGCAGAGAATGTATATTTTTATTAAAAATAAAGGACAGATAAAATGGAGGAGTAGAATGAAAAAAGGGATTATGATTGTTATTGTAATATTTATATTAGTCATTACTTTTTATAGCATATATAGTTCTTCTGCAGAGGCAAATGAAAAATTACTGTATCAAGAGTGGGAAAGAAGTCAAATGCTAAATTTAAAAGAAGATGAGGTAGGGATTTTAATAGAACTTAATGAAAAAACTTTATATGTATTAAAGGGAAATAAGGTATTGAAAACTTATACGATAGCTTCTGGAAAATCAGAAACTCCTTCTCCTATAGGAGAATGGACTATTATAGAAAAAGCTTCTTGGGGAGGAGGATTTGGAGCAAGATGGTTGGGACTCAATGTACCTTGGGGACGCTATGGAATTCATGGTACCAATAAGCCAGGTAGTATTGGTTGGAATGTTTCCCATGGGTGTATTCGTATGAGGAATGAAGATGTGAAGGAATTATTTGATTTAGTAACTCTTAATACTAGAGTTGTAATACGTGGAGGTCCTTATGGCGCTTTTGGAAATGGATTTCGAACTTTAGTTCCTGGGGATAGAGGTCAAGATGTAATGGTAGTTCAAAGGAAACTAAAAGAGTTAGGTTATTATCAAGGGAATATTGATGGAATCTATGGAATAGGGATGGAATATGCTCTTAATCAATGGCAAAAAGAAAAAAATCTTCCAATAAGTAATAAAATAACAACAGATTTATATAAAAAATTAGGAATTCAATTATTCGATTAATTTTTTAGAGTTCATTTTAATTTTGAAAATGAGCTCTAATTTTTGGTAAATTTTATGATTTATATTAGAATAATAAGAAGAAATATAATTTATTGTAGAAAAGAAATGGGGTATTTTATTTTGAATGAAGTATAATAATAACGATAAGGTTTGATGTTTAATTATTGTATTAAATTAAATAGGTAGAAAGGAAGGAAAAATGAATATGCAATTAAAAGTAGGAGAAAATTATTATGGTTTTAAATTAATAAGCCAAAAAGAGATAAAAGAAGTAAATGGAGTAGGAAGATTATTTATCCATGAAAAAAGTGGAGCACAATTATATCATATTGAAAATAAAGATGATAATAAAGTATTTTCTATTAGTTTTCGAACGCCACCAGAGGATAGTACAGGAGTGTCACATATTTTAGAACATTCAGTTTTATGCGGTTCTAGAAAATTTCCTATTAAAGAGCCTTTTGTAGAATTAGCAAAAGGATCTTTAAATACTTTTTTAAATGCAATGACCTTTCCTGATAAAACTATGTATCCTATTGCCAGCCAAAATGAAAAAGATTTTTTAAATTTAATGGATGTATACTTAGATGCAGTATTTTATCCCAATATTTA is a genomic window of Garciella nitratireducens DSM 15102 containing:
- a CDS encoding spore germination protein is translated as MRKILKSFQKRTKSNVLKMRTDQIDKSIILKKSLKENIEIIKKTLGNSSDLEIKKFYAGKKKELKLAVIFTDGLVKKELIYDVILNTLMIELKKIDFNSKDFSNRNLIDTLQSSFIPSLEDMQIIKDFKNLYLKILSGDTVLLIDGYASALVTDTKGWEDRGVTESSAESVVRGPKDSFTETLRTNTSLLRRRIKSTDLWIEEMTIGEKTNTSIAIAYMKGIASENVIKEVYTRLNRIDIDAVLESGYIEELIQDDCFTIFPTIYHTERPDSVAANLLEGRIAIFVDGTPFVLIVPALFVQFFQSPEDYYQRADIGSLIRILRYVAFFLSMLTPSLYIALTTFHQQMLPPPFLISIIAQREAIPFPAFMEAIFMEFTFEILREAGVRMPRAIGPTISIVGALVLGEAAVDAGIVSPVMVIVVSITAISSFVFPAYNMAIAIRIIRFVFMILAATFGFFGIALGLLAMTLHLCSLRSFGVSYMSPIMPINFSEQKDTLVRFPLWSFLKRPQSIVKRNRIRQQSPSNARPKKPNNK
- a CDS encoding Ger(x)C family spore germination protein; amino-acid sequence: MRKKMSLLIIIIFFINFLGGCWSNTELTQMSVASAIGVDKKGEEYIVTAQLINPDEIAGAMSGTQLSVYTYRTTGKTVFEALRKLTLEVPRKIYLGHIRLLLLGEELAREDGIAETLDFFSRDHQVRSDFYILIAKNSMATEVLNILTPIEKIPADKLYNSLDTAEKEWGGVHGIYLDELISQLVSEGKEAALTGIFIKGDLKTGDNIENLRQSAISANVQLDSMAVFQGDRLIGWLNETENKGYNAVIGNIKSSILVLPFKEDDDLTIEIIKTKSNIKAKEKEGKPKIEIRFKLEGNIEEITSAVDLENPELFTQIEKRAEEEYTKLINASIKKAQKEFHSDIFGFGEVIHRENPQLWNSIKKNWKTNFENLEIEVYVDASIKRAGTMKRSFIGEIK
- a CDS encoding GerAB/ArcD/ProY family transporter, with protein sequence MNNIKIDLKQIFILIVLFELGSAIVIGLAREAKQDAWFAVLLAMLGGMLLFMVYGHLFKRYPAVTLTNYLQVILGKVLGKIIAFCYCSYFIYIAARVLRDFGELLLSSTLVETPMIIVNFFMILVIAYALYLGIEVLARTGEVCFFIIVGLGLLFVILAFVAKLPKIENLQPFLENGISTIIKKTFITTLTFPFGEMIVFTMILPLVDKPSFVIKVSQKAIMTSGILLILVTMLNISVQGVYIIENATFPLLKTVGKIKIGEVIQRLDGIAIFTLIIGVFFKISIFLYAAITGISDIFTIKNTRKIIFFISIITLILSLIMAKNYSQHMKIGLKRIPIFIHVPFQVIIPFILMGITYLKQRNILRK
- a CDS encoding GerAB/ArcD/ProY family transporter; this encodes MNGIKIDLKQFFSLIVLFELGSAVVLGLATAAKQDAWFAILLAMLGGMILFLCYGYFFKKYPTLILTSYIQILLGNKLGKIIAFCYCGYFIYIASLVLRDFGELMVVSLLPETPIAIINLLTVMLVAYGIYLGIEVLARVGELCFSNIIFLVLLLIVLIFISKLPKIENLQPFLEDGIGTIVKKTYLQTLTFPFGEMIVFTMIFPLINKPSSVVKTAQVAILTSGILLSLVMMINQSVQGTYITHSTPFPLLKTVSRIHIGNVIQRLDIIAVIVLIVGIFFNMSIYLYAAVSGLTDIFSIENHKKFIPFVSIITLILSLIIGANFSSYEKISIEITSHYIHIPFQIIIPLILMGIAYFKNHKRSS
- a CDS encoding L,D-transpeptidase family protein; this encodes MKKGIMIVIVIFILVITFYSIYSSSAEANEKLLYQEWERSQMLNLKEDEVGILIELNEKTLYVLKGNKVLKTYTIASGKSETPSPIGEWTIIEKASWGGGFGARWLGLNVPWGRYGIHGTNKPGSIGWNVSHGCIRMRNEDVKELFDLVTLNTRVVIRGGPYGAFGNGFRTLVPGDRGQDVMVVQRKLKELGYYQGNIDGIYGIGMEYALNQWQKEKNLPISNKITTDLYKKLGIQLFD